The following coding sequences lie in one Desulforegula conservatrix Mb1Pa genomic window:
- a CDS encoding aldo/keto reductase gives MQKRILGNSGLEVSAIGLGCMGMSFGYGPASDKNEMISLIHGAIDRGVTFFDTAEVYGPFTNEELLGEALAPFKGKVAIATKFGIKIEGGKQILDSKPDRIRASVDGSLRRLRIDVIDLYYQHRVDPDVPIEEVAGTIRDLISEGKVRNWGLSEAGVQTIRRAHAALPLTAIQSEYSMMWRQPEEELLPTLEELGIGFVPFSPLGRGFLTGRFDGNSTFDSSDFRSIVPRFTPENLDTNQVLVNMVKKIAGDKNVTPAQIALAWVLAQKPWIVPIPGTTKLARMEENLGAANIELTNPELKDLNDALSMIEISGDRYPSEYAKRTGK, from the coding sequence ATGCAAAAGCGTATTTTGGGAAACAGCGGGCTGGAAGTGTCAGCCATCGGACTCGGATGCATGGGCATGAGTTTTGGTTACGGCCCGGCATCGGACAAAAACGAAATGATATCCCTGATCCATGGCGCTATTGACCGGGGTGTCACATTTTTCGATACCGCCGAAGTTTACGGCCCGTTTACCAACGAAGAACTCCTGGGTGAAGCGCTTGCCCCATTCAAGGGAAAGGTTGCCATTGCCACCAAATTCGGCATAAAAATAGAGGGCGGCAAACAGATCCTTGACAGCAAACCTGATAGAATAAGAGCATCTGTCGATGGCTCGCTCAGGCGTCTCAGGATTGATGTCATCGATCTTTACTACCAGCATCGTGTTGACCCCGATGTACCGATTGAAGAAGTGGCTGGAACGATACGGGATCTGATCAGCGAAGGCAAGGTCAGAAACTGGGGACTTTCCGAAGCTGGTGTGCAGACGATTCGGCGCGCACACGCAGCTTTACCCCTTACGGCAATACAAAGTGAATACTCCATGATGTGGCGACAGCCTGAAGAAGAACTTTTGCCAACGCTCGAAGAACTCGGGATCGGCTTCGTTCCGTTCAGCCCGCTCGGCAGAGGGTTTTTGACTGGAAGATTTGACGGAAACTCGACCTTCGACAGTTCCGACTTCCGAAGCATTGTTCCACGCTTTACCCCTGAAAATCTTGATACGAATCAGGTTCTGGTCAATATGGTCAAAAAAATTGCAGGGGACAAAAACGTAACCCCGGCCCAGATAGCACTCGCATGGGTTCTGGCTCAAAAACCGTGGATCGTTCCCATTCCCGGCACGACGAAGCTTGCGCGCATGGAAGAAAATCTGGGCGCTGCGAATATTGAGCTGACAAACCCGGAATTGAAAGATCTGAACGACGCACTATCTATGATCGAAATTTCAGGGGATCGTTATCCGTCGGAATATGCTAAAAGAACTGGGAAATAG
- a CDS encoding iron-containing alcohol dehydrogenase has product MDNFIYSIPTTAYFGKGQISILGETLNAHGASKVLLAYGGGSIKTNGIYDAVIDQLAKAGITLIELSGIMPNPRVESVEEGIRLYLENGCDFILAVGGGSTLDACKAIAAGVMHDGPVTDLFVNESGLSDIAAAAPIATILTMSGTGSEMDMGAVITVGEDHKKMVLLHPLVNPRFSILDPEYTFTVPEIHSMAGVADILCHLMEQYFTPDVNTKVQDRMNEGVMMAVLEDAPKILADPKDYDARANIMWASSMALAGFQFMLGKPGFSFPLHGMGHELSSKYDMTHGVTLALLTPSWMRHTMKIAPQYLAIFARFARNVLDVREADDSKAAEEGVKRLEAFYSAIKMPANLREAGVREEDLDFMAEKAVERGNLGILTSIGKDEALQIMRDAF; this is encoded by the coding sequence ATGGATAATTTTATCTACAGTATCCCAACCACAGCATATTTTGGCAAAGGACAGATAAGCATCCTCGGCGAGACCCTCAATGCGCATGGAGCTTCAAAAGTGTTGCTGGCCTATGGCGGCGGAAGCATCAAAACAAACGGCATCTACGATGCAGTCATTGATCAGCTTGCCAAAGCCGGAATCACCCTTATCGAGCTCTCCGGAATCATGCCCAACCCAAGGGTCGAAAGCGTTGAGGAAGGCATCAGACTATACCTGGAAAACGGCTGTGATTTCATTCTGGCTGTCGGAGGAGGATCCACCCTGGACGCTTGCAAGGCAATTGCCGCAGGAGTAATGCATGACGGCCCGGTTACAGATCTTTTTGTGAATGAGTCGGGATTGTCCGATATTGCAGCAGCAGCTCCTATTGCCACAATCCTTACCATGTCAGGAACAGGCTCTGAAATGGATATGGGCGCTGTCATCACAGTTGGTGAAGATCACAAGAAAATGGTTCTCCTGCACCCGCTCGTCAATCCGAGGTTTTCGATCCTTGACCCTGAATACACCTTCACTGTGCCGGAAATCCATTCAATGGCAGGTGTAGCAGATATTCTCTGCCATCTCATGGAACAGTATTTTACCCCTGATGTAAATACAAAGGTTCAGGATCGCATGAACGAGGGGGTTATGATGGCCGTGCTGGAAGACGCGCCAAAAATTCTTGCAGACCCAAAAGACTACGACGCCCGCGCCAACATCATGTGGGCAAGTTCCATGGCACTCGCCGGATTCCAGTTCATGCTCGGCAAACCCGGTTTTTCATTCCCTCTTCACGGCATGGGACACGAACTCTCAAGCAAATATGACATGACCCACGGCGTAACTCTGGCACTTTTGACTCCGTCATGGATGCGTCACACAATGAAAATAGCCCCTCAATATTTGGCAATTTTCGCACGGTTTGCACGGAATGTTCTTGACGTACGCGAGGCGGATGACTCAAAGGCAGCTGAAGAAGGCGTCAAGAGACTGGAGGCTTTCTATTCAGCCATTAAAATGCCTGCAAACCTCCGTGAAGCGGGCGTCAGGGAAGAAGATCTTGATTTCATGGCAGAAAAGGCTGTGGAAAGAGGCAATCTGGGTATCCTGACTTCAATTGGCAAGGACGAAGCACTTCAAATCATGCGGGATGCATTTTAA
- a CDS encoding AraC family transcriptional regulator: protein MHRQYVGQASESGGLVSAQVALVESIARLTVDMGQPDTAIPALSLRKWEAPTELTSYMHEPSICMIAQGSKRVFLGDDIYVYDAHHFLLTSVNLPVVAQITEASPEKPYLGLMLKLEHRAIAKLMVDSDLPLPRTQQANRGMAVTKVSLPLLNAFQRLINLLDEPDDIPILAPLVQREILYRLLMGEQGLRLRQIAAVGSQSHQISRAIDWLKDNFTEPLRVDDLASYSGMSTSTFHHHFRALTAMSPLQFQKWQRLHEARRLMLTERMDAATAAFQVGYESPSQFSREYSRLFGAPPLRDIKGLHQIIADERGTNSPLKGNQKSMTADLMA, encoded by the coding sequence ATGCATCGACAATATGTTGGACAGGCCAGTGAGTCAGGTGGTCTGGTATCAGCTCAGGTAGCTCTGGTGGAGAGTATTGCACGATTGACCGTTGATATGGGACAGCCTGATACTGCCATCCCTGCGCTTTCGCTCAGAAAGTGGGAAGCGCCAACCGAGCTGACAAGCTATATGCACGAACCGAGCATATGCATGATCGCCCAGGGTTCCAAACGGGTATTTCTGGGAGATGATATATATGTGTATGACGCTCATCATTTTCTGCTGACCTCGGTCAACCTGCCTGTAGTGGCCCAGATAACCGAGGCCAGCCCTGAGAAACCCTATCTGGGGCTTATGCTTAAGCTTGAGCATAGAGCGATAGCGAAACTGATGGTTGACAGTGATCTCCCATTGCCCCGTACCCAGCAGGCAAATCGTGGAATGGCTGTCACCAAGGTTTCGCTGCCCCTACTCAACGCTTTCCAGAGGTTGATCAATCTGCTTGATGAACCTGATGATATCCCGATTCTTGCGCCGCTTGTCCAGAGGGAAATCCTTTACCGGCTGCTTATGGGTGAGCAGGGGCTTCGGCTGCGACAGATAGCGGCTGTCGGAAGCCAGAGCCATCAGATTTCAAGGGCGATAGACTGGTTAAAGGATAATTTCACTGAACCGCTCAGGGTTGATGATCTGGCCTCTTACAGTGGTATGAGCACCTCGACCTTTCATCATCATTTCCGAGCGTTGACAGCCATGAGTCCTCTTCAGTTCCAGAAGTGGCAGAGGCTGCACGAAGCACGGCGGCTGATGCTCACAGAGCGCATGGACGCAGCGACTGCAGCTTTTCAGGTTGGCTATGAGAGCCCGTCCCAGTTCAGCCGCGAGTACAGCCGACTGTTTGGCGCTCCGCCGTTGCGGGATATCAAGGGGTTGCACCAGATAATCGCAGATGAAAGAGGTACGAACTCGCCTCTTAAGGGAAATCAAAAGTCAATGACGGCCGATTTAATGGCCTGA
- a CDS encoding response regulator: MTVIGLFATLSDFDNRKMESDVKKMLALDFKNVQYVNNEIIVIYDKNNLNIQEGHMSEPKMFYSIPEAAKLSGVSRTTLWGWVKSGQIKALVTPGGHHRIIKEEVERILKDNLSLTQSAKHQKTILIVDDDIQMKLILQITLSKMGYFVETASDGFDAGIKVAELIPDLVLLDLFMPGIDGFEVCSRIKNKKELAQTKILAMSGLDSPENRDRIMKLGADSFLSKTADVSVLAAEVKKLLADN, from the coding sequence ATGACGGTAATCGGACTTTTTGCGACCTTGTCAGATTTTGATAATCGCAAAATGGAATCTGATGTGAAAAAAATGCTTGCTCTCGACTTTAAAAATGTTCAATATGTTAATAATGAAATTATTGTTATTTATGATAAAAATAATCTGAATATACAAGAAGGTCACATGAGCGAACCCAAAATGTTCTACAGCATACCCGAAGCCGCGAAACTCTCCGGAGTAAGCCGCACTACCTTGTGGGGCTGGGTCAAATCGGGACAGATTAAAGCCCTTGTAACTCCTGGGGGGCATCACAGGATTATAAAGGAAGAAGTGGAACGAATACTCAAGGATAACCTGTCCCTGACCCAGTCAGCCAAGCATCAGAAAACCATTCTTATTGTGGATGATGATATTCAGATGAAGCTGATTCTCCAGATCACCCTTTCCAAAATGGGTTATTTTGTCGAGACAGCCAGCGATGGTTTTGATGCAGGCATAAAGGTTGCCGAACTCATTCCTGATCTTGTGCTTCTTGATCTTTTCATGCCGGGAATAGACGGATTTGAGGTTTGCAGCAGAATAAAGAACAAGAAAGAGCTTGCCCAGACAAAAATTCTTGCAATGTCAGGTCTCGATTCCCCTGAGAACAGAGATCGAATAATGAAGCTGGGCGCAGATTCTTTCCTGTCAAAAACAGCCGATGTTTCAGTCCTTGCCGCAGAGGTTAAAAAGCTTCTGGCAGATAATTAG